The proteins below are encoded in one region of Chroococcidiopsis sp. SAG 2025:
- a CDS encoding Mrp/NBP35 family ATP-binding protein produces the protein MHSDRLPWHASPTTLTHAPIPADPVAEARHRDVAQLLKQVIEPTLKNDIVSLGMVRNLRVVDNYIYLRLYVGSHQLHLQEQIQSLLSSLPWCKKTYIQICTIPGVRTTLAISSGKGGVGKSTTAVNLAAALSVGGAKVGLLDADIYGPNVPQMLGLRQADVQAIDTSNGQRFLPLTAHGIKVMSVGLLAEPDRPLAWRGPVLHKILTQFIHQVEWGELDYLLIDLPPGTGDAQITIVQESPICGVILVTTPQQVAVADVRRNLHMFRQVGIPVLGIVENMSYLRDRSGEAIPIFGSGGGKQLAAELHTPLLGQVPIDPQICTGGDAGKPLTLADSISLTSRTFQQIAVALNATFCPVLVPLSSHL, from the coding sequence ATGCATAGCGATCGGTTACCCTGGCACGCCAGCCCAACGACTCTAACTCATGCACCTATCCCTGCCGATCCAGTGGCAGAAGCACGCCATCGAGATGTGGCGCAACTACTGAAGCAGGTTATCGAACCTACGCTGAAGAATGATATCGTTAGCTTGGGAATGGTGCGAAACTTACGAGTTGTAGACAACTATATCTACCTGCGCCTGTACGTCGGCAGCCACCAGCTTCACCTGCAAGAACAAATCCAATCGCTGCTGTCGTCGTTGCCTTGGTGCAAAAAGACTTATATCCAAATCTGCACAATTCCTGGTGTAAGAACGACCCTGGCAATTTCTAGCGGTAAAGGTGGAGTGGGAAAATCCACCACTGCGGTCAATCTAGCTGCGGCGCTCAGTGTTGGAGGGGCAAAAGTGGGGCTGCTGGATGCCGATATCTACGGTCCCAACGTGCCTCAAATGCTGGGATTGAGACAGGCGGACGTGCAAGCAATTGATACCTCGAATGGTCAGAGGTTTTTGCCGCTAACAGCGCACGGTATAAAAGTGATGTCTGTTGGTTTACTGGCAGAACCCGATCGCCCTTTAGCTTGGCGCGGTCCCGTATTGCACAAGATTCTGACTCAATTTATTCATCAAGTTGAGTGGGGCGAGTTAGATTACCTGCTGATCGATCTACCGCCTGGAACTGGAGATGCTCAAATTACAATCGTGCAAGAAAGCCCGATCTGCGGCGTAATTTTAGTCACCACACCTCAGCAGGTTGCCGTTGCCGATGTTCGTCGTAATCTGCATATGTTCCGTCAAGTTGGTATTCCAGTACTGGGAATTGTCGAAAACATGAGTTACCTGCGCGATCGCTCTGGGGAAGCGATTCCTATCTTTGGCAGTGGCGGCGGCAAGCAGTTAGCAGCAGAACTTCATACTCCCTTACTAGGACAAGTACCAATCGACCCGCAAATTTGTACGGGTGGGGATGCAGGAAAACCGCTAACGCTGGCAGATTCAATCTCTTTAACTAGTAGAACATTTCAGCAGATCGCCGTAGCTTTGAATGCAACGTTTTGCCCCGTTCTCGTGCCACTATCTTCCCATCTATGA
- a CDS encoding HEAT repeat domain-containing protein, with amino-acid sequence MASEFDFELNQWVEMLRSPDLSDRLVAVKTLQHLGDEAALEPLIMALADKSQAVQKLAVTALWELANPAAVPALVKCLASSDAEIRDEARSALGELVSAEHLLLLLDALHQDDPNVQLNILFLLRKIHDIQCLSYVLPFFKSANAQLREAAVTTLRYLNQVASCHAAIALMSDPDATVRRATALTLGHLADPEVIPTLCQALTADADWQVRRNAAKSLFIHADSTAVAALQTALRDEHWQVRKFALQALQKTPDNCTLPALVKALTDEYSDVRKEAAIALGVLQNPAALNALQQALDDPDKDVCIYTQRAIQQIQSMQETSHA; translated from the coding sequence ATGGCATCTGAATTTGATTTTGAGTTGAACCAATGGGTAGAAATGTTGCGATCGCCCGACTTAAGCGATCGCCTAGTTGCCGTCAAAACCTTGCAACACTTGGGAGATGAGGCAGCATTGGAGCCATTGATAATGGCTCTCGCAGACAAGAGCCAAGCAGTACAAAAGCTGGCAGTTACGGCTCTTTGGGAGCTAGCCAACCCTGCTGCGGTTCCGGCTTTAGTAAAATGCCTTGCTTCCTCTGATGCGGAGATTCGCGACGAAGCCCGCTCTGCCTTGGGCGAATTAGTTTCTGCCGAGCATTTGTTGTTGCTACTCGATGCCCTGCATCAAGACGATCCAAACGTACAGTTGAATATCCTGTTTTTGCTGCGGAAGATCCACGATATTCAATGTTTGTCTTACGTTCTGCCCTTTTTTAAATCCGCAAATGCTCAGTTGCGCGAAGCTGCTGTCACGACGCTGAGATATCTCAATCAAGTCGCCAGCTGTCACGCCGCGATCGCGCTGATGTCAGATCCAGACGCAACAGTACGGCGGGCGACAGCATTAACTTTAGGACATTTAGCAGATCCAGAAGTCATTCCCACACTTTGTCAAGCACTGACAGCCGATGCAGATTGGCAAGTCAGGCGCAATGCAGCTAAATCGCTCTTCATTCATGCCGATTCCACAGCCGTAGCCGCCTTGCAAACTGCCTTGAGAGACGAACACTGGCAGGTGCGAAAGTTTGCACTGCAAGCCTTGCAGAAAACGCCAGATAACTGTACCTTACCCGCCTTAGTCAAAGCATTAACAGATGAATATTCCGACGTGCGAAAAGAAGCGGCGATCGCCCTTGGCGTTTTACAAAATCCAGCTGCCCTCAATGCTCTGCAACAAGCATTAGACGATCCAGATAAAGACGTATGCATTTACACCCAAAGAGCAATCCAGCAGATTCAATCGATGCAGGAAACTTCTCATGCATAG
- a CDS encoding ferredoxin family protein yields MALATQRVDVPVIVDESKCLEKCTACIEVCPLDVLAKNPETGKAYMKYDECWFCLPCEKECPTNAITVQIPFLLR; encoded by the coding sequence ATGGCTTTAGCAACACAACGAGTTGATGTACCAGTAATCGTAGACGAATCAAAATGTCTGGAAAAATGTACGGCTTGTATTGAGGTATGTCCGTTGGACGTGTTGGCAAAGAATCCTGAAACTGGCAAAGCCTATATGAAGTATGACGAGTGCTGGTTCTGCTTGCCCTGCGAAAAAGAATGCCCGACAAACGCGATTACAGTCCAAATTCCATTCTTGTTGCGCTAA
- a CDS encoding ABC transporter ATP-binding protein, with protein MAFKLAKRVAQAAVKGFVELENLSVTFKRKGQNISVLDSINFKINPGEFICLLGPSGCGKSTILNVVAGFIKPSSGYVFVDKRQVDSPGADRGFVFQQYSLLPWKTTFQNVEFGLKIRGITKAERQEIVNYYLNRVGLYKHRHSYPYQLSGGMQQRASIVRALVNSPSVLLMDEPFAALDAQTRHMMQELLLSIWSELKSTVMFVTHDIEEALFLSDRIFVMGVNPGRIKEVVEVDLARPRHADRMLTPEFAQLNRQVFELIREETLRSMELE; from the coding sequence ATGGCATTTAAGCTGGCGAAAAGAGTTGCTCAAGCAGCAGTCAAAGGGTTTGTAGAGCTGGAGAACTTATCAGTTACCTTTAAGCGCAAGGGACAAAACATTTCGGTATTGGACTCGATTAACTTCAAGATTAATCCAGGAGAATTTATTTGTTTGTTAGGTCCCTCTGGCTGTGGTAAATCGACTATTCTCAATGTCGTAGCAGGTTTTATCAAACCATCGAGTGGCTACGTCTTTGTAGACAAGCGACAAGTGGATAGTCCTGGAGCCGATCGCGGTTTTGTGTTTCAGCAATACTCGTTATTACCCTGGAAAACCACGTTTCAAAATGTCGAGTTTGGCTTGAAGATTCGCGGCATCACCAAGGCAGAACGACAAGAGATAGTCAATTACTATCTCAACCGAGTCGGTCTTTACAAGCATCGCCATTCCTACCCGTATCAACTATCAGGAGGGATGCAGCAACGAGCTAGTATTGTGAGAGCATTAGTTAACTCGCCCTCGGTGCTGCTGATGGACGAACCTTTCGCCGCCCTGGATGCTCAAACTCGTCACATGATGCAAGAGTTACTTTTGAGCATTTGGAGCGAACTAAAATCTACTGTCATGTTTGTAACTCACGATATTGAGGAAGCTCTGTTTTTAAGCGATCGCATCTTTGTCATGGGTGTAAATCCAGGCAGAATCAAAGAAGTAGTTGAAGTCGATCTAGCTCGACCTCGCCACGCCGATCGTATGCTAACACCAGAATTCGCGCAGTTGAATCGTCAAGTATTTGAACTAATTCGAGAGGAAACCCTTAGAAGCATGGAGTTAGAATAA
- a CDS encoding ABC transporter substrate-binding protein yields MFANACSRGTSASNSDNSTNKKVVRISIGTQDQVINTATGGSIIREEKLLEKYLPKTGKYQNVDYKIEWSSYTSGPPITNKMLANQIDIGLMGDFPATINMTTFQQKGGDVRTKYIATLGYSPTGAGNAIVVPKDSTVKTLTDLKGKQVSVPFGSAAHGMLLKALKGAQIDPEKDLKLVSQSPEVGGSNLQTKQIDAHADFVPFGELFSFRGFAKKIFDGAETNIPTLHGVLVRSDFAKAHPEVVVAYLKALLDANKMFRAQPEAIAAKVEKWTGVEREVVYMFIGPSGLQKLDPTIRQVHLEALRNSVVTLKQLGKLDASITPETVMKQADESYLKQAMQEMGLKYNDVVTTADSFTIAGKDAQTGEKIANAKMAAQVWLEGENKVMNFASIQNMMAALQKLKADGKTTSAIFVHDRHKGWKLFAENSFFVRQGNEVSAFLTQKDAQAFAKQANAQVATFQGLQQSYAQTAKPVVAASNR; encoded by the coding sequence GTGTTTGCCAATGCTTGTTCTAGAGGAACGTCTGCGAGTAATTCAGATAATTCAACTAACAAGAAAGTCGTTCGGATTTCAATTGGAACGCAAGATCAAGTCATCAACACTGCAACAGGTGGTTCAATAATTCGGGAAGAAAAACTATTAGAAAAATATCTGCCTAAAACTGGTAAATACCAAAATGTAGATTACAAAATTGAGTGGTCGAGCTACACTTCTGGACCACCTATTACCAACAAAATGCTGGCAAACCAAATTGATATTGGCTTAATGGGAGATTTTCCAGCCACAATTAATATGACGACTTTCCAGCAGAAGGGAGGAGATGTAAGGACGAAATACATTGCGACGCTGGGCTACAGCCCCACGGGAGCTGGAAATGCAATTGTAGTTCCCAAAGACAGTACGGTTAAAACCCTAACAGATTTAAAGGGTAAACAAGTTTCTGTGCCATTTGGTTCGGCAGCTCATGGGATGTTACTGAAAGCACTCAAGGGCGCACAGATCGATCCAGAAAAAGATCTCAAGCTAGTCAGCCAATCTCCTGAAGTTGGAGGTAGCAATCTGCAAACGAAGCAAATTGACGCTCATGCAGATTTCGTCCCCTTTGGCGAATTGTTTTCTTTTCGCGGCTTTGCCAAGAAAATTTTTGATGGCGCTGAAACTAACATTCCCACCTTACATGGAGTGCTAGTCCGATCGGACTTTGCCAAAGCCCATCCCGAAGTCGTCGTTGCATATCTCAAGGCACTTCTAGACGCTAATAAAATGTTTCGCGCACAACCGGAAGCGATCGCTGCCAAAGTTGAAAAATGGACTGGGGTGGAGCGAGAAGTCGTTTATATGTTCATCGGTCCTTCTGGCTTACAAAAGCTCGATCCAACCATTCGTCAAGTTCACTTGGAAGCGTTAAGAAATAGCGTCGTAACGCTGAAGCAGTTAGGTAAGTTAGATGCCAGTATAACTCCTGAGACAGTGATGAAGCAGGCAGACGAAAGCTATCTGAAGCAGGCAATGCAAGAGATGGGACTGAAATACAATGATGTTGTTACCACTGCCGATTCTTTTACGATCGCAGGGAAAGATGCCCAAACTGGAGAAAAAATTGCCAATGCGAAAATGGCAGCTCAAGTTTGGTTGGAAGGCGAGAACAAAGTGATGAATTTCGCCTCGATTCAAAATATGATGGCAGCACTGCAAAAGCTCAAAGCTGATGGCAAGACAACAAGTGCAATTTTCGTCCACGATCGCCACAAAGGATGGAAGTTGTTTGCCGAAAATTCCTTTTTCGTGCGTCAAGGCAATGAAGTGTCTGCATTTTTAACCCAAAAAGATGCTCAAGCCTTTGCAAAACAAGCAAACGCTCAAGTTGCGACATTCCAAGGATTGCAGCAGTCGTATGCCCAGACAGCAAAGCCAGTGGTAGCGGCTAGTAACCGATAG
- a CDS encoding carbon-nitrogen hydrolase family protein — protein sequence MVKASFRAAVVQTLAVLGDIEHNINLVRHYTQEAVRQGAKLVVFPECMNTGYLFDSAQHCADLAETLSGIYVSAIADLCCRYEIYIASGITEKDISNGKIYNSGVLLDPQGKVILHYQKQFLATHDQNWFEVGNKGCPVVDTELGRVGLLICFDGRIPEIARCLALQKAEILIDMANFFVMDRAEMWLPARAYENGVWIVAATKAGVERSIYYPGGSSIVAPTGHVMAQIPYDTHGVATAEIRLDACQLHRNLSDRRPDTYQILRKPFAKTPLAPLLQQPLVPEQAIAKVAAVQSHAISEPASLEAAFEMIGHAAKLGAKLIALPQHFNVPTWSPNHEEAKAASLQAFKHLQQAAKITKSYGCALILPLIEQVADALIPTAVLVGVEGEVIGRYHQVHLEPEIRAWAKPGNSFPVFETPFGRIGIILGYDGYFPESTRALALNGVDIIAWCCAWQHPFERELLAVPKAVDNRVYLICANRTDCPYPGGSFVISPEGFDPWDVKLAAPPVKRHGAVMPMHVNLALSRQKQMIPKVDMLRNRLVDTFEPLVSSSF from the coding sequence ATGGTCAAAGCAAGTTTTCGAGCCGCCGTCGTTCAAACTTTAGCTGTCTTGGGAGACATCGAGCATAACATAAACTTGGTGCGTCATTATACCCAAGAGGCAGTGCGACAGGGAGCAAAACTAGTCGTCTTTCCAGAGTGCATGAATACTGGCTATCTGTTCGATTCGGCGCAGCACTGTGCGGATTTGGCAGAAACGCTCTCAGGAATATATGTAAGCGCGATCGCAGACCTTTGTTGCCGGTATGAAATATATATTGCTAGCGGTATTACTGAAAAAGATATCAGTAACGGCAAGATTTACAATAGCGGTGTTTTACTAGATCCTCAAGGCAAAGTTATTCTCCACTACCAGAAGCAATTCTTAGCAACGCACGACCAGAACTGGTTTGAGGTTGGTAACAAAGGTTGTCCGGTGGTTGATACAGAATTGGGTCGAGTTGGTTTGCTAATTTGCTTTGACGGGCGTATTCCTGAAATTGCTCGTTGTCTGGCTTTACAAAAAGCTGAAATTCTCATTGACATGGCAAACTTTTTTGTCATGGATCGAGCCGAAATGTGGTTACCTGCCCGTGCTTACGAGAATGGAGTATGGATAGTTGCAGCAACTAAAGCAGGAGTAGAGCGCAGTATTTACTACCCAGGTGGAAGTTCGATTGTTGCCCCTACTGGTCATGTTATGGCTCAAATTCCTTACGATACTCATGGTGTAGCCACTGCTGAAATCCGGCTTGATGCTTGTCAGCTTCATCGCAATTTATCAGACCGTCGCCCTGATACCTATCAAATTCTCCGAAAACCTTTTGCGAAAACTCCTCTGGCTCCACTACTCCAACAACCTTTAGTACCGGAGCAGGCGATCGCTAAAGTAGCTGCGGTTCAATCTCATGCAATTTCAGAACCAGCTAGTCTTGAGGCAGCATTTGAGATGATCGGTCATGCAGCTAAGCTTGGAGCAAAACTGATCGCATTACCTCAACACTTTAACGTTCCAACCTGGTCACCTAATCATGAAGAAGCCAAAGCTGCATCTCTTCAAGCTTTTAAGCATTTACAGCAAGCAGCTAAAATTACCAAAAGTTATGGTTGTGCTCTGATTCTTCCCTTAATCGAGCAAGTTGCAGATGCTTTGATACCTACCGCAGTCCTAGTTGGGGTTGAAGGTGAAGTTATCGGTCGCTATCATCAAGTGCATTTGGAGCCTGAAATTAGAGCCTGGGCGAAACCTGGAAATTCATTTCCAGTTTTTGAAACGCCTTTCGGTCGGATAGGAATTATATTAGGATACGACGGTTATTTCCCAGAATCGACTAGAGCTTTAGCTTTAAATGGAGTTGACATAATTGCTTGGTGTTGTGCTTGGCAGCATCCGTTTGAGCGAGAGTTATTGGCTGTTCCTAAGGCAGTGGATAATCGCGTTTACTTAATTTGTGCAAATAGAACGGACTGTCCCTATCCTGGTGGTTCTTTCGTTATATCGCCTGAAGGGTTCGATCCCTGGGACGTGAAACTTGCAGCTCCACCCGTAAAGCGTCATGGTGCAGTCATGCCAATGCATGTGAATCTAGCACTATCGCGGCAAAAACAAATGATTCCTAAAGTTGACATGCTACGCAATCGACTGGTTGATACCTTTGAGCCTCTGGTTTCATCATCGTTCTGA
- a CDS encoding fumarate reductase/succinate dehydrogenase flavoprotein subunit: MKTDVLVVGGGTAGTMAAIKAKQANPEADVLILEKANIRRSGAIAMGMDGVNTAVIPGNSTPEQYVREITISNDGILNQQAVYQTGKLGFEVIQELESWGVKFQKDAQGNYDLKQVHRVGKYVLPMPEGKDLKTILTRQVKRHKAKVTNRVMATRVLVRNGRAIGAVGFDVRNGDFVVIQAKAVILCTGACGRLGLPASGYLYGTYENPTNAGDGYAMAYHAGAELTNIECFQINPLIKDYNGPACAYVASPFGAYTANAEGHRFISCDYWSGQMMLEVWKELNSGKGPVQLKMTHLDENTIAEIESILWANERPSRGRFHANRGENYRTHGVEMNISEIGLCSGHSASGVWVNEKAETTVPGLYAAGDMASVPHNYMIGAFVFGRLAGENAIAYSQDLSHVEPDSDFLEAEKARIYAPLDRPNGIPHTQVEYKLRRLVNDYLQPPKSDHKMEVGLRYFRRYQEILDLMGARDPHELMRCMEVHFIRDCAEMAARASLYRRESRWGLYHYRLDYPEKNNDEWFCHVNLKRDESGEMVLFKRPVEPYIVDVDVVTEVYDVAVR; encoded by the coding sequence ATGAAGACTGATGTTCTCGTTGTTGGCGGTGGCACGGCGGGAACGATGGCTGCTATCAAAGCTAAACAAGCGAATCCAGAAGCAGATGTACTGATTTTGGAGAAAGCAAATATTCGTCGCAGTGGCGCGATCGCGATGGGGATGGATGGAGTCAACACTGCCGTGATTCCTGGCAATTCTACTCCCGAACAATACGTCCGCGAAATCACGATCTCCAACGACGGCATCCTCAACCAGCAAGCAGTCTATCAAACAGGCAAACTTGGATTTGAAGTCATTCAAGAACTAGAAAGCTGGGGAGTCAAATTTCAGAAAGACGCTCAAGGCAACTACGACCTAAAACAGGTACATCGGGTTGGCAAGTACGTGCTGCCAATGCCGGAAGGCAAAGACTTGAAAACAATTTTAACTCGTCAAGTCAAACGCCATAAAGCCAAAGTCACAAATCGCGTCATGGCAACTCGCGTGTTAGTGCGAAACGGTCGCGCCATTGGAGCTGTCGGCTTTGATGTCCGCAATGGCGATTTTGTCGTCATCCAGGCAAAAGCTGTCATTCTTTGTACGGGAGCCTGCGGACGCTTGGGTTTGCCTGCTTCCGGCTATCTTTACGGTACGTATGAGAACCCCACCAACGCTGGAGATGGTTATGCAATGGCATACCATGCTGGAGCAGAGCTGACCAATATTGAGTGCTTCCAGATCAACCCCTTAATCAAAGACTACAACGGTCCGGCGTGTGCCTATGTTGCCAGTCCCTTCGGCGCATATACTGCCAATGCGGAAGGACACCGTTTCATTAGTTGCGACTACTGGAGCGGTCAAATGATGCTGGAGGTGTGGAAGGAGTTGAATTCTGGTAAAGGTCCAGTCCAACTCAAAATGACTCACCTGGATGAAAATACAATCGCTGAAATCGAGTCAATTCTTTGGGCGAACGAGCGCCCAAGTAGAGGACGCTTCCATGCAAATCGGGGTGAAAACTATCGCACTCATGGCGTGGAGATGAATATTTCCGAGATTGGGTTGTGTAGCGGTCATAGTGCTTCTGGAGTCTGGGTGAATGAAAAAGCAGAAACAACCGTACCAGGGCTATATGCAGCTGGAGACATGGCAAGCGTGCCGCACAACTACATGATTGGAGCCTTTGTATTTGGACGGTTAGCGGGTGAGAATGCAATCGCCTACAGCCAAGATTTATCGCACGTTGAACCTGACTCTGATTTCCTTGAAGCAGAAAAAGCTCGTATTTACGCGCCTCTAGATCGTCCCAACGGTATTCCCCACACGCAAGTGGAATACAAGTTACGCCGTTTGGTGAATGACTATCTTCAACCACCGAAATCCGACCACAAAATGGAGGTTGGCTTGAGATACTTCAGGCGCTATCAAGAAATATTAGACCTGATGGGCGCTCGCGATCCCCACGAATTAATGCGCTGTATGGAAGTCCACTTTATTCGAGATTGTGCGGAAATGGCAGCCCGCGCCTCGCTATATCGCCGCGAAAGTCGTTGGGGGCTGTATCACTATCGCTTGGACTATCCAGAGAAAAATAACGATGAATGGTTCTGTCATGTCAATTTAAAGCGCGACGAGTCCGGTGAAATGGTGTTGTTTAAGCGTCCGGTCGAGCCGTACATCGTGGACGTGGATGTCGTCACAGAAGTTTATGACGTAGCAGTTCGCTGA
- a CDS encoding ABC transporter permease yields the protein MTPLWHNSKTFRRLLSLLLFFGIWQLLCAVKFNFFINFAFLPSPIEVLGATIQFFSGDPMTHIKASVFRVFAGYTTAAILGISLGIAIGWFQKIEDLAFLPLELLRPIPAVAWIPLAILMFPDSESGMIYITFIGAFFPILISTIKGVESTDIVLLRVGQCLGAKQWHTFKDIVVPGAMPSIASGLVIGMGNSWFCLVTAEILAGRYGVGYLTWESYVTSNYPPIVMGMLLIGLMGALSSYAVDRLTQLLMPWRVMKKKSS from the coding sequence ATGACTCCGTTATGGCATAATTCCAAAACGTTTAGGCGTTTGCTGTCACTCTTGCTATTTTTTGGAATTTGGCAGCTTTTATGTGCGGTAAAGTTTAACTTCTTTATTAACTTTGCTTTTTTGCCATCTCCAATAGAAGTTTTGGGAGCCACAATTCAATTTTTTTCTGGCGACCCGATGACGCATATTAAAGCGAGCGTATTTCGAGTATTTGCAGGTTATACCACAGCCGCAATTTTGGGAATTAGCTTAGGCATTGCGATCGGTTGGTTTCAGAAGATTGAAGACTTAGCTTTCCTGCCACTAGAGTTACTCAGACCAATTCCGGCGGTAGCCTGGATACCTTTGGCAATTTTGATGTTTCCCGATTCAGAATCGGGGATGATCTACATCACGTTCATTGGTGCATTTTTTCCGATCTTGATTAGCACGATCAAAGGAGTTGAAAGCACGGATATCGTGTTATTGCGAGTCGGGCAATGCTTGGGTGCAAAGCAATGGCATACGTTTAAAGATATTGTCGTCCCAGGAGCGATGCCGAGTATTGCGAGTGGTTTAGTTATTGGCATGGGTAACTCTTGGTTTTGTCTCGTCACTGCCGAGATTCTTGCCGGACGCTACGGAGTCGGCTATCTGACTTGGGAATCATACGTCACCTCTAACTATCCGCCGATTGTGATGGGGATGCTGCTAATTGGCTTGATGGGAGCGTTGAGTTCTTACGCAGTCGATCGCCTCACCCAACTGCTGATGCCTTGGCGAGTGATGAAGAAGAAAAGCTCGTAG
- a CDS encoding LysR family transcriptional regulator, producing the protein MEVYQVRVFLEVARHLSFTEAADTLNLTQPAVSAKIKSLESELGTPLFYRLGRKIQLTEVGEFLLAEAPRLIQIENQLLQRVEEIKKGKTGNLRIGCTAAIANSWLPQFVFEYRQQHPGIQTQCLVFDSAELLYRAVTGEQVDLGISELSFADFSEIFATTVDAIDYSLFVAARHPLAGQGWLSLQELKKYRWAILAADSPSRLMFESRLAEIGLSLADFPQLEIVDTISLMRTYILQGNYLGFASNFDFKSECNAGMLVPIPLQEFALSGNVYLLSLKRLSLSYEASYDRSNPRSRSLNPSQKFIALIQNLPQQKSQSPMRLRSPSFNLRTANSPRPETLNLSIGVQNGTIPAITAGLLVQRLNLLEHFLPKDGRYSATRYQIHWCDFPTGAPIVEGLHSGKLDIGILGDYPLLLSAASGNSANARKTRLVSFVSIDPDGSCSAVIVPNRSRIQSIEDLRGGAIAVPFGSAAHGMVMRSLNSANLLHEVKLTSLEHASPTQLFSFPPHLADGYAHFAPFHEIACRQGKFRYLSRGNWENLPAFYGIVASSEIAQQYPEVAIAYLKAVAAAQHWYDTTSVAADLVSRWTQLETEIVAQILHSSQQHQPGRFLSEMTIRPDWLSLHIEHLTQIPTNANLLKIDLNRWIQSEFLQQLNT; encoded by the coding sequence ATGGAAGTTTATCAAGTTAGGGTTTTTCTCGAAGTTGCTCGTCACTTGAGTTTTACTGAAGCAGCAGATACGTTAAATCTGACTCAGCCTGCTGTGAGTGCCAAGATCAAATCTTTAGAGTCAGAATTAGGAACGCCGCTTTTCTATCGGTTAGGGCGAAAAATTCAGTTAACAGAAGTCGGTGAATTTTTATTGGCGGAAGCACCAAGATTAATTCAAATCGAAAATCAACTCTTGCAAAGAGTCGAAGAGATCAAAAAAGGGAAAACTGGTAACTTAAGAATTGGCTGCACAGCCGCGATCGCCAATAGTTGGTTGCCTCAATTCGTTTTTGAGTATCGCCAACAACATCCTGGCATTCAAACTCAGTGTCTTGTATTTGATTCAGCCGAACTTCTCTATCGAGCAGTAACTGGCGAACAAGTTGATTTAGGAATTTCAGAGCTGAGTTTTGCAGATTTTTCCGAAATATTTGCCACGACAGTTGATGCGATCGACTACTCTTTATTTGTTGCTGCACGTCATCCATTGGCGGGACAGGGCTGGTTGAGCTTACAGGAGTTGAAAAAATATCGTTGGGCAATCCTAGCTGCTGACTCTCCTAGCCGATTGATGTTCGAGTCTCGGTTAGCAGAAATCGGGCTATCTTTAGCTGACTTTCCTCAACTAGAAATTGTCGATACAATTAGCTTGATGCGAACCTATATTTTACAAGGAAATTATTTAGGATTCGCTTCTAATTTCGATTTCAAATCTGAATGCAATGCTGGGATGTTAGTACCTATTCCCCTACAGGAATTTGCCTTATCGGGAAATGTCTACTTACTGTCCCTCAAGCGGTTGAGTTTGTCTTATGAAGCCAGTTACGATCGGTCAAACCCTCGATCGCGCAGTTTAAACCCAAGTCAAAAATTCATTGCTTTAATTCAGAATTTGCCGCAACAAAAATCACAATCTCCTATGAGGCTGCGATCGCCAAGTTTTAACCTTCGTACTGCTAATTCTCCACGTCCTGAAACGTTAAATCTCTCAATTGGAGTGCAAAACGGTACGATTCCCGCAATTACAGCGGGATTGCTGGTGCAACGCTTGAATTTGTTGGAACACTTTTTACCCAAAGATGGGCGTTATAGCGCCACCCGCTATCAAATTCACTGGTGCGACTTCCCTACGGGAGCGCCAATCGTAGAAGGATTGCACTCTGGCAAGCTTGACATTGGCATCTTGGGGGATTACCCATTACTGCTCAGTGCTGCATCAGGAAATAGCGCCAACGCTAGAAAAACTCGTTTGGTTAGCTTTGTCTCGATCGATCCCGACGGCTCTTGCAGTGCTGTGATTGTCCCCAACCGGTCTCGAATTCAGAGTATTGAAGACTTACGTGGAGGTGCGATCGCGGTTCCTTTTGGTTCTGCCGCTCATGGCATGGTAATGAGATCGCTGAACTCTGCCAACCTATTGCATGAAGTCAAACTGACATCGTTGGAACACGCTAGCCCCACTCAACTGTTTAGTTTTCCCCCGCACCTTGCAGATGGTTATGCCCATTTTGCTCCTTTTCACGAAATTGCTTGCCGTCAAGGTAAATTTCGTTACTTATCTCGCGGCAATTGGGAAAATTTACCTGCATTTTATGGAATTGTAGCTAGTAGCGAAATCGCCCAGCAATATCCAGAAGTTGCGATCGCTTACTTAAAAGCAGTTGCCGCTGCTCAACATTGGTACGATACAACATCTGTTGCTGCCGATCTCGTCAGTCGGTGGACTCAGTTAGAAACAGAAATTGTCGCTCAAATTCTTCATAGTTCGCAACAACACCAGCCTGGACGTTTTTTGTCAGAAATGACTATTCGCCCCGATTGGTTGAGCTTACATATCGAGCACCTGACTCAGATTCCTACCAATGCCAATCTACTCAAAATTGACTTAAATCGCTGGATTCAATCAGAGTTTTTGCAGCAACTAAATACTTAA